From a region of the Actinomadura luzonensis genome:
- a CDS encoding ATP-binding protein: MRPVVPSVPSVPPGWPSWTFPAVAVSVPRARRAVRGLLRSWGVPGDVGEVAELLVSELVTNAVRHARRPSPAQAPVTLSVSAGKGRVRFAVSDADPRPPCPRRANAQDEGSRGLELVDSLAAAWGCETTGEAGGGKVVWFELAARGSCDVHAGTRARQKLPVGFWRELPWIRGRT; the protein is encoded by the coding sequence GTGAGGCCCGTCGTGCCGTCCGTGCCGTCCGTGCCGCCGGGGTGGCCGTCGTGGACGTTTCCCGCCGTGGCGGTGTCGGTGCCGCGTGCCCGGCGGGCGGTGCGCGGCCTGCTGCGGTCCTGGGGGGTGCCGGGGGACGTCGGTGAGGTGGCGGAGCTGCTGGTCAGCGAGCTGGTCACGAACGCGGTGCGGCACGCCCGCCGCCCCTCGCCGGCACAGGCACCGGTGACGCTGTCGGTTTCGGCGGGGAAGGGCCGGGTGCGGTTCGCGGTGTCGGACGCCGATCCCCGGCCGCCGTGCCCGCGCCGGGCCAACGCGCAGGACGAGGGCTCGCGCGGCCTGGAGCTGGTGGACTCGCTGGCCGCGGCGTGGGGGTGCGAGACCACCGGAGAGGCCGGGGGCGGCAAGGTGGTGTGGTTCGAGCTGGCGGCGCGCGGGTCATGCGACGTTCATGCGGGCACCCGTGCCAGGCAAAAACTTCCTGTGGGTTTTTGGCGTGAACTGCCCTGGATAAGGGGCCGGACATAA
- a CDS encoding SRPBCC domain-containing protein, protein MNENLTRHPDGRTTLRMQRRLPHPPEKVWRAITQPQHLTAWFPADVTLDGDRITYGFGPDGRITHNDPPRLYAHTWGEDHLRWELQPDDNGGTLLTLTHTFTDHHGAASFTAGWHTCLIALLHHLDQRPHNPPPSMARLHEDYIHILGLDPATRDGDTLRLERQLTRPADHVWHHLDGDHATVGQPPPAPFTVPGVPAGPVTRAETGKLLEYDTPGGGVRWELAEGTGHGARLIVTHTGDPSALPAWRSRVVALAVELLNGGK, encoded by the coding sequence ATGAACGAGAACCTCACCCGCCACCCCGACGGCCGCACCACCCTGCGCATGCAACGCCGCCTCCCCCACCCGCCCGAGAAAGTCTGGCGCGCCATCACCCAGCCCCAGCACCTCACCGCCTGGTTCCCCGCCGACGTCACCCTCGACGGCGACCGCATCACCTACGGCTTCGGCCCCGACGGCCGCATCACCCACAACGACCCGCCCCGCCTGTACGCCCACACCTGGGGCGAAGACCACCTGCGCTGGGAACTCCAGCCCGACGACAACGGCGGCACCCTCCTCACCCTCACCCACACCTTCACCGACCACCACGGCGCCGCCAGCTTCACCGCCGGCTGGCACACCTGCCTCATCGCCCTGCTCCACCACCTCGACCAGCGCCCCCACAACCCGCCCCCCAGCATGGCCCGCCTGCACGAGGACTACATCCACATCCTCGGCCTCGACCCCGCCACCCGCGACGGCGACACCCTGCGCCTCGAACGCCAGCTCACCCGCCCCGCCGACCACGTCTGGCACCACCTCGACGGCGACCACGCCACCGTCGGCCAGCCCCCGCCCGCCCCCTTCACCGTCCCCGGCGTCCCGGCCGGCCCCGTCACCCGCGCCGAGACCGGCAAACTCCTGGAGTACGACACCCCGGGCGGCGGGGTCCGGTGGGAGCTGGCCGAGGGCACCGGCCACGGCGCCCGCCTGATCGTCACCCACACCGGCGACCCCTCAGCCCTGCCCGCCTGGCGCTCCCGCGTCGTCGCTTTGGCTGTTGAGCTGCTGAATGGTGGCAAATAA
- a CDS encoding MarR family winged helix-turn-helix transcriptional regulator, whose product MIVNDERDDLIHRITDTQRTLGRLFAQHQSPLFTSNLTMRQLKVVMLLSARGSAGGQELAAGLGVGLGTVTGIVDRLVAQGLVSRHEDPHDRRVRRVELTPAGAAFLEEVNSFGSEQMRRVMEHLDTETLRALEQVTRAIVAAAEKLEETSS is encoded by the coding sequence GTGATTGTGAACGACGAACGCGACGACCTGATCCACCGGATCACCGACACACAGCGCACCCTGGGCCGCCTCTTCGCCCAGCACCAATCACCCCTTTTCACCTCCAACCTCACCATGCGCCAGCTCAAGGTCGTCATGCTCCTGTCGGCCCGCGGCTCGGCCGGCGGCCAGGAGCTCGCCGCCGGCCTCGGCGTCGGCCTCGGCACCGTCACCGGCATCGTCGACCGGCTCGTCGCCCAGGGCCTGGTCAGCCGACACGAGGACCCCCACGACCGGCGCGTGCGCCGCGTCGAGCTCACCCCCGCCGGCGCCGCCTTCCTCGAAGAGGTCAACAGCTTCGGCAGCGAGCAGATGCGCCGGGTCATGGAGCACCTCGACACCGAGACCCTGCGCGCCCTCGAACAGGTGACCCGCGCCATTGTTGCCGCCGCCGAGAAGCTCGAGGAGACCTCGTCCTGA
- a CDS encoding efflux RND transporter permease subunit: MTAFARLSLVNRTLVILIAVVLSAFGAFTIPQLKQQLLPSLSFPGAFVIAPYPGASPEIVEEQVTKPIEDSFQGLEGMEELTSTSREGMSQVQVAFEYGTDVEASLNKMQQALNRVTLPEGVDPTVAAGNTDDIPVLVLAVGDGGDQRAMADKLNRLVVPELQGVEGVREATVTGVRDEVVTIEPDAKKMALAGVSPAQIPEALKANGTPIPAGTLTDDGKTLTVQVGTRVDSIEKLKDLYLTPAQPQQPQQPQQSQPQARTPQSQTAQAQAQAQGQAQARQSAVPQQPRALKPVKLGDVATITRGLAEATTITRTNGRSSLGVSVTMTPDGNAVAISHDIADLLPELTKSLGDGSDTAVSVVFDQAPYVERSIESLTTEGLLGLVFAVLVILVFLLSVRSTLVTAVSIPLSVVIALIVLWAGDYSLNMLTLGALTIAVGRVVDDSIVVLENIKRHLGYGEAKLQAILAAVREVSGAVTASTLTTVAVFAPIAVVGGMVGELFSPFAITVTVALLASLVVSLTVVPVLAYWFLKAPQLSPEETRKLREEAEAKELRSPLQRAYLPVLRFATRFKLVTVLIGVAVFVATMGVAGGLQTNFLDSSGQNTVSLSQRMPVGTDLATTDRAAKKVEQVLADADQVEMYQVNVGGGGALGGGFGGGGGSDRASYSVTLKDGADTPAVEQRLRDEIGKLSGVGEVTVGAAGGGGFNADSISVIVRGPDLETLRGASDQVVKAMGEVPGLRDVSSNMEASAPRVEVVVDREKAAARGLSEAQIGQSVAQAFRGAPLGQATLDGRSSDLVLRGADAPEDVKAVEDLKLATAAGLVKLSSVADVKRVAGPTQVTRIDGERSATVTAKAVDAGNLGAVSQDLQKKLDALQLPAAAKYELGGASADQADAFSDLGMAMLAAIAIVFLIMVATFRSFVQPLILLVSIPFAATGAIGLLVATGTAMGVPALIGMLMLIGIVVTNAIVLIDLINQYREQGMSVVDAVIEGGRRRLRPILMTAVATICALTPMALGVTGSGGFISQPLAIVVIGGLISSTLLTLVLVPTLYTMVERAKERMRRKPAAPARHEKVLEPTTS, encoded by the coding sequence ATGACCGCTTTCGCCAGATTGAGCTTGGTCAACCGCACACTTGTGATCTTGATCGCGGTCGTGCTCAGCGCGTTCGGCGCGTTCACGATCCCGCAGCTGAAGCAGCAGTTGCTGCCGTCGTTGTCGTTCCCGGGCGCGTTCGTGATCGCGCCGTACCCGGGCGCGTCGCCGGAGATCGTGGAGGAACAGGTCACCAAGCCGATCGAGGACTCCTTCCAGGGGCTCGAGGGGATGGAGGAGCTGACCTCCACCTCGCGGGAGGGCATGTCGCAGGTTCAGGTGGCCTTCGAGTACGGCACGGACGTCGAGGCGTCGCTGAACAAGATGCAGCAGGCGCTGAACCGGGTGACGCTGCCGGAGGGCGTGGACCCGACGGTGGCGGCGGGCAACACCGATGACATCCCGGTGCTGGTGCTGGCGGTCGGCGACGGCGGTGACCAGCGGGCGATGGCCGACAAGCTGAACCGCCTGGTGGTGCCGGAGCTGCAGGGCGTGGAGGGCGTGCGGGAGGCGACGGTCACCGGCGTGCGCGACGAGGTCGTCACCATCGAGCCGGACGCCAAGAAGATGGCGCTGGCGGGCGTGTCGCCCGCGCAGATCCCCGAGGCGCTGAAGGCCAACGGCACGCCCATCCCGGCGGGCACGCTGACCGACGACGGCAAGACGCTGACGGTGCAGGTGGGCACCCGGGTCGACTCGATCGAGAAGCTGAAGGACCTCTACCTCACCCCGGCCCAGCCGCAGCAGCCTCAGCAGCCGCAGCAGTCCCAGCCGCAGGCCCGCACCCCGCAGTCCCAGACAGCCCAGGCCCAGGCCCAGGCCCAGGGGCAGGCGCAGGCGCGTCAGAGCGCCGTCCCCCAGCAGCCGCGCGCGCTGAAGCCGGTGAAGCTGGGCGACGTGGCGACGATCACGCGCGGCCTGGCCGAGGCGACGACGATCACCCGCACCAACGGCCGTTCCAGCCTCGGCGTGTCGGTGACGATGACGCCCGACGGCAACGCGGTGGCGATCTCGCACGACATCGCCGACCTGCTGCCCGAGCTGACCAAGTCGCTGGGCGACGGCTCGGACACGGCGGTGTCGGTGGTGTTCGACCAGGCGCCGTACGTGGAGAGGTCGATCGAGAGCCTGACCACCGAGGGCCTGCTGGGCCTGGTGTTCGCGGTGCTGGTCATCCTGGTGTTCCTGCTGTCGGTGCGTTCGACGCTGGTGACGGCGGTGTCGATCCCGCTGTCGGTGGTGATCGCGCTGATCGTGTTGTGGGCGGGCGACTACTCGCTCAACATGCTGACGCTGGGCGCGCTGACGATCGCGGTCGGCCGGGTCGTGGACGACTCGATCGTGGTGCTGGAGAACATCAAGCGGCATCTCGGCTACGGCGAGGCCAAGCTGCAGGCGATCCTGGCGGCGGTGCGCGAGGTGTCGGGCGCGGTGACGGCCTCGACGCTGACCACGGTGGCGGTGTTCGCGCCGATCGCGGTGGTGGGCGGCATGGTGGGCGAGCTGTTCAGCCCGTTCGCGATCACGGTGACGGTGGCGCTGCTGGCTTCGCTGGTGGTGTCGCTGACGGTGGTGCCGGTGCTGGCGTACTGGTTCCTGAAGGCGCCGCAGCTGTCGCCGGAGGAGACGCGCAAGCTGCGTGAGGAGGCCGAGGCCAAGGAGCTGCGCTCGCCGCTGCAGCGGGCCTACCTGCCGGTGCTGCGCTTCGCCACGCGGTTCAAGCTGGTGACGGTGCTGATCGGCGTGGCGGTGTTCGTCGCGACGATGGGCGTGGCCGGCGGGTTGCAGACGAACTTCCTGGACTCCTCCGGGCAGAACACGGTCTCGTTGTCGCAGCGCATGCCGGTGGGCACCGACCTGGCCACCACCGACCGGGCGGCCAAGAAGGTCGAGCAGGTGCTGGCCGACGCCGACCAGGTCGAGATGTACCAGGTCAACGTGGGCGGCGGCGGCGCGCTCGGCGGCGGGTTCGGCGGGGGCGGCGGCTCGGACCGGGCCTCGTACTCGGTGACGCTGAAGGACGGCGCCGACACCCCGGCGGTGGAGCAGCGGCTGCGCGACGAGATCGGCAAGCTGTCGGGCGTGGGCGAGGTGACGGTCGGCGCGGCCGGCGGCGGCGGGTTCAACGCCGACAGCATCAGCGTCATCGTGCGCGGCCCCGACCTGGAGACGCTGCGCGGCGCCTCCGATCAGGTGGTCAAGGCGATGGGCGAGGTGCCGGGGCTGCGTGACGTCTCCTCCAACATGGAGGCCTCCGCGCCGCGGGTCGAGGTCGTGGTGGACCGGGAGAAGGCGGCCGCGCGCGGCCTGTCGGAGGCGCAGATCGGGCAGTCGGTGGCGCAGGCGTTCCGCGGCGCGCCGCTCGGCCAGGCGACGCTGGACGGCCGCAGCAGCGACCTGGTGCTGCGCGGCGCCGACGCGCCCGAGGACGTCAAGGCGGTGGAGGACCTGAAGCTGGCGACCGCGGCCGGCCTGGTCAAGCTGTCGTCGGTGGCTGACGTCAAGCGGGTGGCGGGCCCGACGCAGGTGACGCGGATCGACGGCGAGCGTTCGGCGACGGTGACGGCCAAGGCCGTCGACGCCGGCAACCTGGGCGCGGTGTCGCAGGACCTGCAGAAGAAGCTGGACGCCCTGCAGCTGCCGGCCGCGGCGAAGTACGAGCTGGGCGGCGCGTCGGCGGACCAGGCGGACGCCTTCTCCGACCTCGGGATGGCGATGCTGGCCGCGATCGCGATCGTGTTCCTGATCATGGTGGCGACGTTCCGCAGCTTCGTGCAGCCGCTGATCCTGCTGGTGTCGATCCCGTTCGCGGCGACGGGCGCGATCGGGCTGCTGGTGGCGACGGGGACGGCGATGGGCGTGCCGGCGCTGATCGGCATGCTGATGCTGATCGGCATCGTGGTGACCAACGCGATCGTGCTCATCGACCTGATCAACCAGTACCGCGAGCAGGGCATGAGCGTGGTGGACGCGGTCATCGAGGGCGGCCGGCGCCGGCTGCGGCCGATCCTGATGACGGCGGTGGCGACGATCTGCGCGCTGACGCCGATGGCGCTGGGCGTGACCGGGTCGGGCGGGTTCATCTCGCAGCCGCTGGCGATCGTGGTGATCGGCGGGCTGATCTCCTCGACGCTGCTGACACTGGTGCTGGTGCCGACGCTGTACACGATGGTCGAGCGGGCCAAGGAGCGGATGCGGCGCAAGCCGGCCGCGCCGGCCAGGCACGAGAAGGTGCTGGAGCCCACCACGTCCTGA
- a CDS encoding DUF5999 family protein codes for MCQHQPPCPPAGSAAREAARLVAYHPEQGWGLLCNGVVCFDDAGELLPDGTEPRPGGKAPVGAGGGRLP; via the coding sequence ATGTGCCAGCACCAGCCTCCGTGCCCGCCGGCCGGTTCGGCCGCCCGCGAGGCCGCCCGTCTGGTGGCCTACCACCCGGAGCAGGGGTGGGGCCTGCTGTGCAACGGGGTGGTCTGTTTCGACGACGCCGGTGAGCTGCTGCCCGACGGCACCGAACCGCGGCCCGGCGGCAAGGCGCCGGTGGGCGCGGGCGGCGGGCGGTTGCCGTGA
- a CDS encoding ArsR/SmtB family transcription factor translates to MPFDVLAEPARRHILDLLLQRPRNVTELTQHLGLTQPGTSKHLRALRQAGLVTVRKDAQRRFYELTPAPLAEIDAWLTPYRALWTHSLDRLEAHLDTMPDQPTEPEQEQEQEQPR, encoded by the coding sequence ATGCCCTTCGACGTCCTCGCCGAACCCGCCCGCCGCCACATCCTCGACCTCCTCCTCCAACGCCCCCGCAACGTCACCGAACTCACCCAGCACCTCGGCCTCACCCAGCCCGGCACCAGCAAACACCTGCGCGCCCTGCGCCAAGCCGGCCTCGTCACCGTCCGCAAGGACGCCCAGCGCCGCTTCTACGAACTCACCCCCGCCCCCCTCGCCGAGATCGACGCCTGGCTCACCCCCTACCGCGCCCTGTGGACCCACAGCCTCGACCGCCTCGAAGCCCACCTCGACACCATGCCCGACCAGCCCACCGAGCCCGAGCAGGAGCAGGAGCAGGAGCAGCCGCGATGA
- the purB gene encoding adenylosuccinate lyase produces the protein MTSKPRIPNVLAARYASPELTRLWSPEYKIVAERRLWLAVLRAQAELGIAVPEGAVADYEKVVEQVDLDSIAARERVTRHDVKARIEEFNALAGHEQVHKGMTSRDLTENVEQLQIRDSLLLVRERVVALLSRLARLAAEHAATVMAGRSHNVAAQATTLGKRFASAADELLTGYGRLEELIARYPLRGVKGPVGTAQDMLDLLGGDRAKLAELEGRVAAHLGFAHRFTSVGQVYPRSLDFEVVTALVQLAAAPSSLAKTIRLMAGHELVTEGFAEGQVGSSAMPHKMNTRSCERVNGLAVVLRGYASMAGELAGDQWNEGDVSCSVVRRVALPDAFFAFDGLVETMLTVLDEFGAFPAVIAAELDRYLPFLATTKMLMAAVRAGVGREQAHELIKEHAVAAALAMRSRGAGNELLELLGGDERFPLDRAGLEALLADRVSFTGAAADQVEAVVRRVEEVVAARPEAAAYRPGAIL, from the coding sequence GTGACTTCCAAGCCGCGCATCCCCAACGTCCTGGCCGCCCGCTACGCCTCGCCCGAGCTGACCCGGCTGTGGTCGCCCGAGTACAAGATCGTCGCTGAGCGGCGGTTGTGGCTGGCGGTGCTGCGGGCGCAGGCCGAGCTGGGCATCGCGGTGCCCGAGGGCGCGGTCGCCGACTACGAGAAGGTGGTCGAGCAGGTCGACCTCGACTCGATCGCGGCCCGTGAGCGGGTGACGCGCCACGACGTCAAGGCGCGCATCGAGGAGTTCAACGCGCTGGCCGGGCACGAGCAGGTGCACAAGGGCATGACCTCGCGCGACCTGACCGAGAACGTCGAGCAGCTGCAGATCCGCGACAGCCTGCTGCTGGTGCGCGAGCGGGTGGTGGCGCTGCTGTCGCGGCTGGCGCGGCTGGCCGCCGAGCACGCGGCCACGGTGATGGCGGGCCGCTCGCACAACGTCGCGGCGCAGGCCACGACGCTGGGCAAACGGTTCGCCAGCGCGGCCGACGAGCTGCTGACCGGCTACGGCCGGCTGGAGGAGCTGATCGCCCGCTACCCGCTGCGCGGCGTCAAGGGCCCGGTGGGCACCGCCCAGGACATGCTGGACCTGCTGGGCGGCGACCGGGCCAAGCTGGCCGAGCTGGAGGGGCGGGTGGCGGCGCACCTGGGGTTCGCGCACCGGTTCACCAGCGTCGGGCAGGTCTATCCGCGCTCGCTCGACTTCGAGGTGGTCACGGCGCTGGTGCAGCTCGCCGCGGCGCCGTCGTCGCTGGCCAAGACGATCCGGCTGATGGCGGGCCACGAACTGGTGACGGAGGGGTTCGCCGAGGGCCAGGTGGGCTCCTCGGCGATGCCGCACAAGATGAACACCCGTTCCTGCGAGCGGGTCAACGGCCTGGCGGTGGTGCTGCGCGGCTACGCCTCGATGGCGGGGGAGCTGGCGGGCGACCAGTGGAACGAGGGCGACGTGTCGTGCTCGGTGGTGCGGCGGGTGGCGCTGCCGGACGCGTTCTTCGCCTTCGACGGGCTGGTGGAGACGATGCTGACGGTGCTGGACGAGTTCGGCGCGTTCCCCGCGGTGATCGCGGCCGAGCTGGACCGCTACCTGCCGTTCCTGGCCACGACGAAGATGCTGATGGCGGCGGTGCGGGCCGGGGTGGGCCGGGAGCAGGCGCATGAGCTGATCAAGGAGCACGCGGTGGCGGCGGCGCTGGCGATGCGTTCGCGGGGCGCGGGCAACGAGCTGCTGGAGCTGCTGGGCGGCGACGAGCGGTTCCCGCTGGACCGGGCGGGGCTGGAGGCGTTGCTGGCCGACCGGGTGTCGTTCACCGGGGCGGCGGCCGATCAGGTGGAGGCGGTCGTGCGGCGGGTGGAGGAGGTCGTGGCGGCGCGTCCGGAGGCGGCGGCGTACCGGCCGGGCGCGATCCTGTGA
- a CDS encoding MerR family transcriptional regulator, which translates to MSFSVGQVARLARVTVRTLHHYDEIGLLHPTERTRAGYRRYTDADLVRLQQILLYRELDFPLEEIAVILDEPHTDELTHLRRQHALLTSRARHLGQVITAVEHAIAARTNGVALTPEERFEVFGDFRPEDHQEEVERRWGADPRYAESRRRLASYTKADWLELKAEAEAIATGLAEALKAGLPADGEHAVDLAERHRGHIERWFYACDHAMHLCLARLYVTDARFTAAIDATVPGLAAYLSAAIEANARRH; encoded by the coding sequence ATGAGCTTCTCGGTTGGACAGGTCGCCCGCCTGGCCCGCGTCACCGTCCGCACCCTGCACCACTACGACGAGATCGGCCTGCTCCACCCCACCGAGCGCACCCGCGCCGGCTACCGCCGCTACACCGACGCCGACCTCGTCCGCCTGCAGCAGATCCTCCTCTACCGCGAGCTGGACTTCCCCCTGGAGGAGATCGCCGTCATCCTCGACGAGCCCCACACCGACGAGCTCACCCACCTGCGCCGCCAGCACGCCCTGCTCACCTCCCGCGCCCGCCACCTCGGCCAGGTCATCACCGCCGTCGAGCACGCCATCGCCGCCCGCACCAACGGCGTCGCCCTCACCCCCGAGGAACGCTTCGAGGTCTTCGGCGACTTCCGCCCCGAGGACCACCAGGAGGAGGTCGAGCGCCGCTGGGGAGCCGACCCCCGCTACGCCGAGAGCCGCCGCCGCCTCGCCTCCTACACCAAAGCCGACTGGCTGGAGCTCAAGGCCGAGGCCGAGGCCATCGCCACCGGCCTGGCCGAGGCGCTCAAAGCCGGCCTGCCCGCCGACGGCGAGCACGCCGTGGACCTCGCCGAACGCCACCGCGGCCACATCGAGCGCTGGTTCTACGCCTGCGACCACGCCATGCACCTGTGCCTGGCCCGCCTGTACGTCACCGACGCCCGCTTCACCGCCGCCATCGACGCCACCGTGCCGGGCCTGGCCGCCTACCTCAGCGCCGCCATCGAGGCCAACGCCCGCCGCCACTAG
- a CDS encoding DUF4037 domain-containing protein — protein sequence MCDFVPGIELSRAFYHEVVAPLLPRVVHSAALVGPGSEVLEFDTARSADHDWGPRVLLFVAGEQVAEVEARVLAGLPDRFRGLATVFSYHGRVGAGVRVCEPGGWLREQLGFDPRAGMSLLDWLSVPWQRLAEVTQGEVFHDGLGALEAARAALRWYPQDVWRYVLACQWRRIAQEEPFLGRCGEVGDELGSAVVGARLAREVMRLALLLRRRYPPYGKWLGSALARLPGSAELGECLRAAVAARSWREREEGLSGAYGRVAALQNRVGLAERLDEGVRGFHDRPFRVIGGDRFAEALMASVSDPVIRGLPVAGCVDQLSDSTEVLVAAGRARALTAAALGLTA from the coding sequence ATGTGCGATTTCGTACCGGGTATCGAGTTGTCGCGGGCGTTCTACCACGAGGTGGTGGCGCCGTTGCTGCCGCGGGTGGTGCACAGCGCCGCGCTGGTGGGGCCGGGTTCTGAGGTGCTGGAGTTCGACACGGCCCGCTCGGCCGACCACGACTGGGGGCCGCGGGTGCTGCTGTTCGTGGCCGGTGAGCAGGTGGCCGAGGTGGAGGCGCGGGTGCTGGCGGGGCTGCCGGACCGGTTCCGGGGTCTTGCGACGGTGTTCTCCTATCACGGCCGGGTGGGGGCCGGGGTGCGGGTGTGCGAGCCGGGCGGGTGGCTGCGCGAGCAGCTCGGCTTCGACCCGCGGGCCGGGATGTCGCTGCTGGACTGGTTGTCGGTGCCGTGGCAGCGGCTGGCGGAGGTGACGCAGGGCGAGGTGTTCCACGACGGGCTGGGCGCGCTGGAGGCGGCGCGGGCGGCGTTGCGCTGGTATCCGCAGGACGTGTGGCGTTACGTGCTGGCCTGTCAGTGGCGGCGGATCGCGCAGGAGGAGCCGTTCCTGGGGCGGTGCGGCGAGGTGGGTGACGAGCTGGGGTCGGCGGTGGTGGGGGCGCGGCTGGCGCGTGAGGTGATGCGGCTGGCGTTGTTGCTGCGCCGGCGTTACCCGCCGTACGGCAAGTGGCTGGGCAGCGCGCTGGCGCGGCTGCCGGGGTCGGCGGAGCTGGGGGAGTGCCTGCGCGCGGCGGTGGCGGCGCGGTCGTGGCGGGAGCGGGAGGAGGGCCTGTCGGGCGCGTACGGGCGGGTGGCGGCGCTGCAGAACCGGGTGGGGCTGGCCGAGCGGCTGGACGAGGGGGTGCGGGGGTTTCATGACCGGCCGTTCCGGGTGATCGGCGGGGACCGGTTCGCCGAGGCGCTGATGGCGTCGGTGTCGGATCCGGTGATCCGGGGGCTGCCGGTGGCGGGGTGCGTGGATCAGTTGTCGGACTCGACGGAGGTGCTGGTGGCGGCGGGGCGGGCCCGGGCGTTGACGGCGGCCGCCCTGGGCCTCACCGCCTGA